ACCCGCGGCGCGTCAGCGCGCGAGCGCCTTCGCGAGCGCGAGCGCCATCCGCTCGAGCGTGGCGTGGGCCCGTGCGGGCCCGAGGCGCTGCTCGGCCCGCAGCCGGTCCCAGGCCTCGAAAGAGGTCACGAGCTCGAAGGCCTCGGCCAGGGGCTCGGGCGCACGGGCGAGCTCGGGCAGCCAGCGGCGCAGCTCGGCACGCAGGCGGCGCGCGAGCGCGGCGTGGCTCGCGCGCAGGAACGGCGAGCCGGCGCGGCGCCGCGCGCCCGCGCGCTCGTAGGGGGCGATCGTCTCGTAGAGCCGGCAGCGCCGCTCGAGCAGGGCGCGCACGCGCTGC
The sequence above is drawn from the Deltaproteobacteria bacterium genome and encodes:
- a CDS encoding TetR family transcriptional regulator codes for the protein MARLDARTGQAALDGRLARSERSRHAIVEAMLALVGEGEPSPTAEQVAARARVGIRTVFRHFRDMEGLFAAMDARLEARVAPRFSGPPVPGPLEQRVRALLERRCRLYETIAPYERAGARRRAGSPFLRASHAALARRLRAELRRWLPELARAPEPLAEAFELVTSFEAWDRLRAEQRLGPARAHATLERMALALAKALAR